CAAGATTGCTCATGCTGGCGTCTGCGTCCATGATGACCGTCCTGGATCCCATCTCGGACAGCGCCACGCCAAGATTTATGGAAAAAGTCGTCTTCCCGGTACCGCCTTTACCCGCGCCTACCGAGATGACCGTGCCGCGTTTTCCCGGATTCGCTATGGGTGATGACTGTGGTAAGACAGACAGGCTTTTACAATTATCAGGGGATCCTTGCTCCACTTCAGGTCGTATTTCTACTGGCCCATCTACATCCGCATGTTGTTCCGACCTTAAGGAAGGCTTCACGGACGCCATCCCGGCCAGAAGGCCTGCATCTCCCTGTGACGGTCGTTTTTTCATATAATGATTATTGAGCGTTTCCCTGGTAAGTGAAGTGTATATGAGTTCCTTCACGTCACCCGGGTTGACGTTAGGTATCCTCCAGGTAATTTTGCCTCCGGAGGCTGTTGCCATAGGCGCCACGCCTCCTGATCTCGCGAAGCATATCATGCCGGAAAGTGATACCGGATAAAGGTCCTCGACTGTCACGTCCTTAAAGCTATTTTCCCCGTTCTTCAGAAAGATTATCATTCTTTCATTGACATCGTCCCAGTGCTTTATTATCTCAAGCCCGGTGTCGGCATTGGTGATTTTTATCATGTCTTCCATACTAACTATACTTATTTTCATTTTATTGCATATAATGTTTTCCGGGTAAATTATATGGCATAGGGAAGTTCGGAGCTATTTCTGCGAAGACTTTTAATATTAAAAAGTCTTAAGGCAATTGAACAATATGGTCGATCAAGTCACTAGCATTTTAAAGGAGTACTCCGTCCATACCGATAATAAAATGAATGAGATAGTAGAGAGCCGAAAACGCGTCGGCCACCTGTATGATATGATGAAGTATCATCTCGGCTGGATGGATGAAAACTTTAATCTGTCCAGGGCCAGCGGAGGTAAGCAGCTCCGCTCCACTATGTGCCTCTTATCTTGCGAGGCTATCAGCGGTGACTTCAACAAAGCACTGCCGGCGGCTGCAGGCCTGGAACTTATCCATAATTTCTCACTCATCCATGACGACATAGAGGACGGTGACGAAAAGAGAAGGCATCGCGACACGCTCTGGAAAGTATGGGGCGTGCCCCAGGCGATAAACACCGGGGACGCGATGGATGTCATAGCGAACATCGCGATACTAAGCCTCGAGGACACGGTAAAGCCGAAGGTGCTCGTGTCGATAATGAAGGTCTTTAACGACATGGTCATCAGGCTCTGCGAAGGCCAGTACCTGGACATGGATTTCCAGACCAGGGAAGAGGTCACCGTGGACGAGTATATTGAGATGATATCCGGCAAGACAGCGGCGCTCATAGAGGCATCGACCGGGATAGGCGCAATGATCGCCACCGAAGATGCGGACATCATAGACCGCTTCAAGACATTCGGATTCAAAATCGGTATCGCATTCCAGATACAGGACGACATCCTGGGAATATGGGGAGACCCCGCGACGACCGGTAAATCGGCCAAGAATGACATCCGCAACAAGAAAAAATCGCTGCCGGTCCTGTATGCAATGCAAACCTCGGCGGAAAAGGAAGAGCTGAAAAACCTGTACAGGAAGGAAACCCTTACCGAGGATGACATATCAAGGATCTATGATATTTTAACAGCTGCAGGATCCCTTGAGTACACCCAGAGTATGGCAAACAGATACAAGGATGAGGCGATGTCCCGGCTGGAAGGCCTGTATCCGGGTAGCGAGCCCATGAAGAAGCTCCATGAGATCGGAAAATTCCTGGTCGAAAGAGACTATTAGCACTGACAGGGGTTGAAAACCCCTCACTACTTTTATATTATCACCGTAAAAAGATATTTTAATCATGTGACTGTTTTGATATCTGATCTTTTGTACATCGCAGAGACGATCAATATCATAGATATATATAATAATAAATACGAGGATTAAGAGAGGAAAAACAGTGAGCGTTCGTGAAGTGCTTGAAAAACTCTCTGCAGGAGAGATAGACATTGAAACAGCCCAGAGACTTTTAAAGCTTGACTATGTGGAAAGGATAGGCAACCATACAGTCTTCGACATGACTCGCGAATCAAGGTCCGGCATACCGGAGGTCATATATGCTGAGGGAAAGACCCCCCGGAAAGTGTCTGACATCGTAGAAAGAGTAGTATCCCAAAAGGGCATGATAGCGGTATCAAGAGCATCGGAGGCGGACCACGCCGAGATCATCCACAGGATAGGTACCGAAGGCGTCGTGCACAACCGGGAAGCCAGGATGATAATCGTTGACAGGCGAAAGGATAAGCCATCTAATGTCGGCAGGATAGGAGTGCTCACCGCAGGCACGTCGGACATTCCCATAGCAGAAGAAGCTGCATGCGTAGCTGAGATAATGGGCTGCGACGTGATAAGAGGATATGACGTGGGCGTGGCAGGCATTCACCGCGTGCTCGAGCCTCTGAAGACAATGATATCCGAGGATGTCGCATGCGTCATAGTCGTGGCCGGAATGGAAGGCGCTTTACCCTCGGTAGTAGCCGGAATGGTCGGAGTCCCCGTGATAGGCGTCCCCACCAGCGTAGGTTACGGGCTTGGAGCAGGAGGCATAGGTGCTTTGACCACGATGCTGCAATCATGTGCTCCCGGGCTTGTGGTGGTCAACATCGATAACGGCTTCAACGCAGGTGCCACGGCAGCCCTGATTGCCAGAATGCGGAAAAGTTCGCTATAAGTGGTTCTTATTTTTACCCGTTGATTCCCGTTCCAGATGAATATTGAATGTTGCAGGATGCTCTCACATCATAGGGAGCAAAATGGTAACCCTGGCCCACAACATTCTACCACAAAGTCAAACTAAGGCCCACAATCTTTCACCACTAAATCTTTGATGAGCGGGTTCTTGCTCAGATTTTAATAATGAAAGAACGTGTCGTAACTACCGGTCTTTGAGATGAAGTTTTTATGGTTGTGCCTGTCGGATGGCAGGTAGACACATAACCTCACAGAAACACAAAAACACAAAAATATTTTATATGATTTTTTAAGGTCACGAAAACCCTAAGAATTTACTCAATAAATCACGAATGCTCTAGTATCACCGTCAACGCACTAACACCTCTAACGCCCGGCTCAACGCACTAACCCCTCTAAGTCACCAACTCTAAAACAAGACCCGAACATTCTCCAAAAACACGAAATCTTAACTGCACGGTTGACGTTTAAAAGACTATTATATCTGTTATAGGTCAAGGGGAACACAAACCGGGATATTAAACTTTCGTGCTTTGGGGAATGTTCGGGTCTTGTTTTAGCGTTAGTGACTTAGAGCAGGTTGGTGCGTTGAGCCGAGCGTTAGGGCTGTTTGTGCGTTGACGGTGATACTTGAGCCCTTTGTGGTTTGGTGAGTAAATTCTTAGTGCTTTTCGTGACCTTAAAAATCATATAAAAAAATTTTTGTGTTTCTGTGTTTTTGTGAGGTTATGTGTCTACCTGCCATCCGAAAGGCACAACACTAGAACATCGATCTCATAACGGATGTTATATACTAATTTTTAAAAAGACCATCCATAAGTTTTTCATGGGAACGCACAAGGAGCTCAAGGGTACAAAAAGGACTTTTTTGAAGGTGTCCTATACTTAAAAAATTAGTGTACCTTTCTCGCCTTCGTGCGTTTTGTGGTTGGAAACCGTGCCCTTTGTGTGTCCTTTGTGGTGATAGAGAAGAGGAAATAAACCCTCGAATTTAGGAACTATAATTTACGAACTTATATTACTCTACATAATTTTTTGAGATAGGTTTAATTTATTTTAGCGCATATATAGTGATTAGAATCTATAAGGACCGGGAATTCTTATACAGGAGGGTGTCATATGACTGCGGTATCAGTGTGTCAAACGTTTTTCTATGCGATACACGATCTCCGCGCTGACTTACCCGTTTGCTGACGGGTCGGTAAGGCCCGTATCATTTGCCTGATCTCGGGCATGAGAAACTTTTTGAACTGCGGAAACCAAATAAAAATCATTACAGGGTAGAAATGCCAGTACAAAGCATTATATTTGGCGTAGACATCGTTAAAGGCTCAAGCAGATCGAGGGAATCTCCGCGATATGCGGTGGTCATCCTGAATGGGGACATGTTAAAATTCCCGTCCGTCAGCCGTTTCAAACTTTTAAGAATGATCAAGCAGTATCGCCCCGCGATACTCGCTGTGGACAGCATAACCGAATTAGCGGAAAACCGTAAAGATCTCGTGAATTTTCTCAAAAGGCTTCCTCCTGAAGTTAAGCTGGTCCAGGTGACCGGTAACGAGAGACAGATACCGCTGACCAAGCTCGGCCATGATGCGGGAATATCCTTTAATCCGCTGATACCGGAAGAAGAAGCCTTTGTATGCGCATATCTCGCATCCATTGGCGTGGGGTATGTCGTATCGGTGTTCGAGGACAGGACCGTGATCAAGGTCAGCAGGGGACGCTCTCCGGGCAGGGGAGGATGGAGCCAGAACAGGTACAGAAGAAAAGTACAGGGAATGGTAAGGGAAAAGGTGAGAGACATAGAGAGTAAGCTGAAGGGAAAAGAGTTTGAGCTTTCTGTCACCGAGGGCTTCGGAGGCCTGGTGAACGGGACATTCGTAGTAAATGCAAAGCGCTCTGAGCTCGGCATCCATAACTCAAGGGAGGAGGATGTCCAGGTGACGGTGACGAGCGTCGAGAAGGACACCATCGAGTTCATCCCGCTTGAAAGAAAGCGCCGCGAATACATAATCGTAGGGATAGACCCGGGCACCACCATAGGCGTATCGATACTGGACCTCAACGGTAAGCTCATAGACGTCGTCAGCTCCCGGGTGATGTCTGTCCCGGACATCATCGAATACATCAGGGACAGGGGAAGGCCGGTCGTAGTCGCTACGGACGTCGTACCGCCGCCTAATACCGTCGAAAAGATCAAGAGAGCGTTCAACGCCGTTCTTTTTGTGCCTAACGAAAGGATACCGGTTGATGAAAAGATAAGGCTGGCAAGCCCATACGGGTATTCGAACAGCCATGAAAGGGACGCGTTATCGGCAGCTGCAAAAGCCTTTAAGACTTATAAGAACAAGTTCGCCCGTATAGAAAAGAAAACACCTTCCCATATGAACTCGGACGATGTAAAAGCGCTGGCCCTCGAAGGCAAGTCCATAGACGTGGCCCTTAACATATTGAAGCCCGCGCCGACCGTTCCGAACAATACTCCGGGCATACATGAGCCTGTCGAGGTCACTCCGGCCGATGAAAAGATAGCAGAGCTTAGAGAGCAGTTAAGTA
The nucleotide sequence above comes from Methanooceanicella nereidis. Encoded proteins:
- the larB gene encoding nickel pincer cofactor biosynthesis protein LarB; protein product: MSVREVLEKLSAGEIDIETAQRLLKLDYVERIGNHTVFDMTRESRSGIPEVIYAEGKTPRKVSDIVERVVSQKGMIAVSRASEADHAEIIHRIGTEGVVHNREARMIIVDRRKDKPSNVGRIGVLTAGTSDIPIAEEAACVAEIMGCDVIRGYDVGVAGIHRVLEPLKTMISEDVACVIVVAGMEGALPSVVAGMVGVPVIGVPTSVGYGLGAGGIGALTTMLQSCAPGLVVVNIDNGFNAGATAALIARMRKSSL
- a CDS encoding polyprenyl synthetase family protein → MVDQVTSILKEYSVHTDNKMNEIVESRKRVGHLYDMMKYHLGWMDENFNLSRASGGKQLRSTMCLLSCEAISGDFNKALPAAAGLELIHNFSLIHDDIEDGDEKRRHRDTLWKVWGVPQAINTGDAMDVIANIAILSLEDTVKPKVLVSIMKVFNDMVIRLCEGQYLDMDFQTREEVTVDEYIEMISGKTAALIEASTGIGAMIATEDADIIDRFKTFGFKIGIAFQIQDDILGIWGDPATTGKSAKNDIRNKKKSLPVLYAMQTSAEKEELKNLYRKETLTEDDISRIYDILTAAGSLEYTQSMANRYKDEAMSRLEGLYPGSEPMKKLHEIGKFLVERDY
- the minD gene encoding cell division ATPase MinD encodes the protein MKISIVSMEDMIKITNADTGLEIIKHWDDVNERMIIFLKNGENSFKDVTVEDLYPVSLSGMICFARSGGVAPMATASGGKITWRIPNVNPGDVKELIYTSLTRETLNNHYMKKRPSQGDAGLLAGMASVKPSLRSEQHADVDGPVEIRPEVEQGSPDNCKSLSVLPQSSPIANPGKRGTVISVGAGKGGTGKTTFSINLGVALSEMGSRTVIMDADASMSNLATYIGIDPQNMKATLHEVLSGEAEPDKAAYKVFNDNLLIVPSGLSIEGFLKMDRDLLNDVIEYFSSDADFIVIDTPAGYNKEVALSLLASDHLILVLNPDEGSMTDGIKVQEMARILGVNVIGIVLNRFDMKNPQFTRSQVEEYFGTPVIAMLPEDPGTRRKDKVPVVLASPNSRIASEFYSVARSLAGRNDFVPAGSPSFVTKLMDALFRS
- a CDS encoding DUF460 domain-containing protein; this translates as MPVQSIIFGVDIVKGSSRSRESPRYAVVILNGDMLKFPSVSRFKLLRMIKQYRPAILAVDSITELAENRKDLVNFLKRLPPEVKLVQVTGNERQIPLTKLGHDAGISFNPLIPEEEAFVCAYLASIGVGYVVSVFEDRTVIKVSRGRSPGRGGWSQNRYRRKVQGMVREKVRDIESKLKGKEFELSVTEGFGGLVNGTFVVNAKRSELGIHNSREEDVQVTVTSVEKDTIEFIPLERKRREYIIVGIDPGTTIGVSILDLNGKLIDVVSSRVMSVPDIIEYIRDRGRPVVVATDVVPPPNTVEKIKRAFNAVLFVPNERIPVDEKIRLASPYGYSNSHERDALSAAAKAFKTYKNKFARIEKKTPSHMNSDDVKALALEGKSIDVALNILKPAPTVPNNTPGIHEPVEVTPADEKIAELREQLSKKDEQLANLRSYVNDLKGDISRLENRMVSQEKVISSLKNKGIDDARRSKEVTIRDQEIARLKKELTDTKKRNSDLRSNIDRLKQIRVLEFRGDKSPVKIIENLSKDAIIACDKRLGLKPGDIIFVRDAGGGVQAASLLIERGIKAVIKGTDMSHLAEEKFTEAKLPVISREEVSLKIVDDFAVLDPKRLESAMEKWGEMLKEREKKKSEEWFHGIVNEYKVQRKKEFRKAGQV